A region from the Pelobates fuscus isolate aPelFus1 chromosome 3, aPelFus1.pri, whole genome shotgun sequence genome encodes:
- the LOC134603705 gene encoding olfactory receptor 1468-like — translation MSAEKINEENKTTSIEFLLLGFPNIHSFQSVFFCLLLFYFVTVSGNLTIIWLVVSNTSLHTPMYFFLTQLSFSDIILTTNIVPNTLSIVLQQGKIMSFSDCMTQFYFFGSSESSECLFLTVMAYDRYLAICRPLHYTAIMHHAFTLKLVIVSWLLSFLFTLITIITISRLHFCGPNVIDHFFCDLDPLIAISCSDTSNVKLVIFILCFPMVILPLILILMSYTYIVLSILRITSTSGRGKVFSTCSSHLSVVSIFYGTLIGIYVRPTKGLSLTVRKVMSLFYTVVTPMLNPIIYSLRNKDIKQAIKCCIFIVISKK, via the coding sequence ATGTCtgcagaaaaaataaatgaagagaaCAAGACCACAAGCATTGAGTTCCTTCTGCTGGGATTTCCAAACATTCACAGCTTTCAAAGTGTTTTCTTCTGCCTTCTTTTGTTTTACTTTGTGACAGTATCTGGAAATCTTACTATTATCTGGCTGGTGGTATCCAACACAAGCCTACATACACCAATGTACTTCTTCCTTACACAACTGTCCTTCTCTGATATCATACTCACCACAAATATTGTTCCTAACACACTTAGCATTGTATTGCAACAAGGCAAAATTATGTCGTTTTCAGATTGCATGACACAGTTTTACTTCTTTGGTAGCTCTGAATCTTCAGAATGTTTATTTCTTACCGTGATGGCCTATGACAGATATCTTGCCATTTGTAGACCATTACATTACACTGCAATAATGCACCATGCATTTACCTTGAAATTAGTTATTGTGTCATGGTTGCTGAGTTTTTTATTTACACTAATAACTATAATAACAATATCAAGGCTGCATTTCTGTGGACCAAATGTTATTGATCATTTCTTCTGTGATCTTGACCCTCTAATAGCCATCTCTTGTTCGGACACTTCTAATGTAAAATTGGtgatttttatattgtgttttcctATGGTTATTCTCCCACTCATATTAATCTTAATGTCATATACATACATTGTTCTCAGcatccttagaatcacctccaccAGTGGAAGAGGGAAAGTCTTCTCCACCTGTAGTTCCCACCTATCTGTTGTATCTATATTCTATGGAACACTAATCGGAATTTATGTTCGGCCAACTAAAGGCCTGTCACTAACAGTTCGCAAAGTAATGTCTTTGTTTTATACAGTGGTGACCCCAATGCTTAATCCAATAATATATAGTCTGAGGAATAAAGATATAAAGCAAGCCATTAAATGCTGTATTTTTATagtaataagtaaaaaataa